The sequence TCATCGCGGTCGTGTCCTCGGAGGCGTCCGCCGCCGGGCATCCGCTGCACGCGCTGTTCCGCGAGCGGCGGGCACGCGAGCTGGAGCGCATCACGTCGGGCGTCATCGTCGACCAGGCACGCGGCCTCATCGACCCGCACCTCGACCCGGAGGCCGCGGCCGCCGTGATCCTCTCCGCCATGGACGGCCTGCACGTGCAGCGCTGCTACGGCGTCGGGGCGGGCGCGAGCGAGGCCTTCGAGGACCTGCGCCGCCACTACCTCGAGCCCCCCGAGTTCGCCGAGCGCACGGCGGCCGTCTGAGCCGGGCCGGCGCGAGCCGGGCCGACCCGAGCCCGGGCGGCCCGAGCCCCGGTCGCCGGATGCCGGGCCCTCGGATGCCGGGCGACCGGACGCACGGCTAGGGCAGGACGCCCACCGACGCGAGGGCCGCACGCAGCAGCGCGCCGCGGCCGCCCTCCATGTCGGCGGAGACGGCGTCGGACGCGGCCTCCTCGGGCGTCATCCACGTGATCTCGAGGGCGTCCTGGCGCGGATCGCACGTGCCGGTGACGGGCACGACGTACGCGAGCGAGACGGCGTGCTGCCGGTCGTCCGTGTACGGGCTCGCGCCGGGGAACGGGAAGTACTCCGCGACCGAGAAGGGCGTCGGGTTCGCGGGCAGCTGCGGGAACGCCATCGGCCCGAGGTCCTTCTCGAGGTGGCGGAAGAGCGCGTCGCGCAGGGTCTCGCCGTACATCACGCGGCCGGAGACGAGCATGCGGGTCATCTGCCCGGTGACCGTCGCGCGCAGCAGCACGCCGATGTCCTTCACGCGGCCCATGCCGTCCACCCGCACGGGCACGGCCTCCACGTAGAGGAGCGGCAGCCGCTGCCGGATCTGCGCCAGCTCCACGTCCGACAGCCAGCCGGAGTTCGGGTCGGGGATGTTCGGGTCCGGGGTGCGAACGGTCATGGTCCATTGTGACCCACGGCCGGAGCCCGGCGACCACCCGGCGCGATCCCGTCCAGGGGCAGATGCGAGGATGGGCGCGCCGGTCGGCCCCGCGACCGCGCATCCGCCCCGCCGGCCCGTCGAAGAGGACCCCGTGACCGCTCTCCCGCTGGATCCCGACGCCGTCCTCTGGTCGGCCTCCGCCGCCGAGCTCGCCGACCGCCCGCTGCTCGTGCTGCTGCACGGCTACGGATCCCACGAGGGCGACCTGTTCGGGCTGTCGCCGTACCTGCCGCTCGGGCCCGTGGTCGCGTCGGTGCGCGCGCCGATCGCGCTGCAGGGCGGGTTCGCGTGGTTCCCGATCGTGCCCGGGTCCACCGGCGACCCGGATCCGGACGCCGCCGACGCCGCCGCGCAGGGCGTGCTGGACTGGCTCGACGCGCTGCCCGTGCCGCCGCGCTCGGTGGGTCTCCTCGGCTTCAGCCAGGGCGGCGCGACCGCGCTCCAGCTGCTGCGGCTCGCGCCGGGCCGGTTCGCGTACGCGGTGCAGCTCAGCGGGTTCTCCGTGCGCGGCGAGCACGCCGGCGACCCGGCGCTCGCGGCCGCGCCGACGCCGGTCTTCTGGGGCCGCGGCACGGCCGACCAGGTGATCCCGGACGCCGCCGTCGCCCGCACGCGCGGCTGGATCGGCGACCACACCGCCCTCACCGAGCGCATCTACGAGGACCTGCCGCACTCGGTCTCCGCGCCCGAGCTGCGGGACGTCTCCGCGTTCATCCGGGAGCACGCGGGCTGACGCGCGTGCCGGCGATCCGGCGAGCGCCCCGCCCGGCCCGTTGTCGGCGGTCCGGAGGAGGATGAGCAGATGGATCCCGTCCTCGCGCGCTTCTCCCCGGCCACCCGGGAGTGGTTCCAGGGCGCGTTCCCCGGCCCCACCGCGGCGCAGACCGGCGCGTGGGAGGCCGTGCAGAAGGGGTCGCACGCGCTCGTCGTGGCGCCCACCGGATCCGGCAAGACGCTCGCGGCGTTCCTCTGGTCCATCGACCGGCTCGCGTCGCGGCCCGCGCCGGAGGACCCGATGCGGCGCACGCGCGTCCTCTACATCTCGCCGCTCAAGGCGCTCGCGGTCGACGTGGAGCGCAACCTGCGCTCGCCGCTCGTGGGCATCGTGCAGACGGCCAAGCGGCTGGGCGCCGAGCCGCCCGAGGTCACCGTGGGCGTGCGCTCCGGCGACACCCCCGCGGCCGACCGGCGCTCGCTCGCGAAGACGCCGCCGGACATCCTCATCACCACGCCCGAGTCGCTGTTCCTCATGCTCACCTCGGCCGCGCGCGAGACGCTCGCGGGCGTCGAGACCGTCATCGTCGACGAGGTGCACGCGGTCGCGGCCACCAAGCGCGGCAGCCACCTCGCGCTCTCGCTCGAGCGGCTCGATGCGCTGCTCGAGAGGCCGGCCCAGCGGATCGGGCTGTCGGCCACCGTGCGGCCGCCCGAGGAGGTGGCGCGGTTCCTCGGCGGGCGCTCGCCGGTGAGCATCGTCTCGCCGAAGAACACCAAGGAGTTCGACCTGCGGGTCATCGTGCCGGTCGACGACATGACCGAGCTCGGAACGACGGCGCCGCTCGAGGGGTCGGCGGCGCAGGGCGACGCGCCGCAGCAGGGGTCCATCTGGCCGCACGTGGAGGAGGGCATCGTCGACCTCGTGCTGCAGCACACGTCGTCCATCGTCTTCACGAACAGCAGGCGGCTGGCCGAGCGGCTCACGGCCCGGCTCAACGAGATCTACACGGGACGCATCGAGGAGGGGCGGATCGACGCCCAGGGGCGGGCGATCGCGGGCGGTTCCGCGGAGGCCGACGCGGCCGTGCCCGTGCTGGCGGGCGCCGCGGCCGGCGCCGTCGCGGCCGGCGCCGTCGCGTCACGGCCCGTCGACGCCACCGCGTTCTCCGCCACGCGCCGCACCGCGTCGCGGCCGCCCGCCGAGGTCATGGCGCAGGCGGGGAGCACCGAGGGCGCGGATCCGGTGCTCGCCAAGGCGCACCACGGATCCGTCTCGAAGGAGCAGCGCGCGCTCATCGAGGACGACCTCAAGTCCGGCCGCCTGCGCTGCGTGGTCGCCACCTCCAGCCTCGAGCTCGGCATCGACATGGGCGACGTCGACCTCGTGGTGCAGGTCGAGGCGCCGCCGTCGGTCGCGAGCGGCCTGCAGCGCGTCGGCCGCGCCGGGCACCAGGTGGGCGAGGTCTCGCGCGGCGTCATCTTCCCCAAGCACCGGGCCGACCTCATCCACTCGGCCGTCGCCGCCGAGCGCATGGCGAGCGGGCAGATCGAGTCGCTTCGGGTGCCCGCCAACCCGCTCGACGTGCTCGCGCAGCAGACCGTGGCAGCCGTCGCGCTCGAGTCGGTGGGCGTCGAGGAGTGGTTCGACATCGTGCGGCGGAGCGCGCCCTTCGCCACCCTGCCGCGCTCCGCCTACGAGGCCACGCTCGACCTGCTGAGCGGCCGCTACCCGTCCGACGAGTTCGCGGAGCTGCGGCCCCGCATCGTGTGGGACCGCGACGAGGGCACCATCGAGGGGCGGCCGGGCGCGCAGCGGCTCGCGGTCACCTCCGGCGGCACCATCCCCGACCGCGGCCTCTTCGGCGTGTTCATGGTGGGCGAGAAGGCGTCGCGCGTGGGCGAGCTCGACGAGGAGATGGTCTACGAATTGCGCGTGGGCGACGTGTTCGCGCTGGGGGCCACGAGCTGGCGCATCCAGGAGATCACGCACGACCGCGTGCTCGTCACTCCCGCGTTCGGCGAGCCCGGCAAGCTGCCGTTCTGGAAGGGCGACGGGCTCGGCCGGCCGCTGGAGCTCGGCCGCGCCATCGGGGCGTTCGTGCGCGAGCTGTCCGGATCCGCGGTGGACGACGCCCGGGCGAGGGCCGGCCGCGTGGGCCTCGACGACCGCGCCGTGAACAACCTGCTCGCCTTCCTCGACGACCAGAAGAAGGCCACCGGCCACGTGCCGAACGACCGCACCCTCGTGGTCGAGCGGTTCCGCGACGAGCTGGGCGACTGGCGCGTGGTGCTCCACTCCCCGTACGGGATGCAGGTGCACGCGCCGTGGGCGCTCGCGGTGGGTGCCCGGGTCACCGAGCTGTACGGCATCGACGGCGCGACCATGGCCAACGACGACGGCATCGTCGTGCGCATCCCCGAGACCGACGGCGAGCCGCCGGGGGCCGACCTCTTCGTCTTCGAGCCGGACGAGCTCGATGCCATCGTCACGCGCGAGGTCGGCGGATCCGCCCTGTTCGCGTCGCGCTTCCGGGAGTGCGCCGCCCGCGCGCTCCTGCTGCCGCGCTACAACCCGGGCCGCCGCTCGCCGCTCTGGCAGCAGCGCCAGCGCGCGTCGCAGCTGCTCGACGTCGCGCGGAAGTTCCCCGCGTTCCCCATCGTGCTGGAGACCGTGCGCGAGGTGCTGCAGGACGTCTACGACCTGCCCGCGCTCACGTCGCTCGCGAAGGACATCGAGGCCCGGCGGATCAAGATCTTCGAGACCACCACGGAGGACGCGTCGCCGTTCGCGCGCAGCCTCCTGTTCAGCTACGTCGGCGCGTTCATGTACGAGGGCGACAGCCCGCTGGCCGAGCGCCGGGCCGCCGCGCTCTCGCTCGACGCGGGGCTGCTGTCCGAGCTGCTGGGGCGGGCGGAGCTGCGCGAGCTGCTGGATCCGGCGGTCATCGCGCGCACCGAGCTCGAGCTGCAGCGCCTCGCCCCCGACCGGCGGGCGAAGGGACTGGAGGGCGTGGCCGACCTGCTGCGGATCCTCGGCCCGCTCGACGCCGAGGAGGTCGCCGCGCGGCTCGAGCCCGAGGAGTCCGCCGCCGCGTCCGAGCACCTCGACGCGCTCGTCGCCGGCAAGCGCGCGCTCCGCGTCTCCTTCGGAGGCCGCGCGCGCGTCGCCGCCATCGAGGACGCGAGCCGCCTCCGCGACGCCCTCGGGGTGCCGCTGCCCATCGGCACGCCGCTCGCGTTCGTCGAGCCCGTGGCCGATCCGCTCGGCGACCTCGTCGGCCGGTACGCGCGCACGCACGGCCCCTTCACCATCGCGGACGCGGCCACCGCCATCGGCCTCGGATCCGCCGTCATCGCCGACACGCTCGCCCGGCTCGGCGCCCAGCGGCGCGTGGTCGAGGGCGAGTTCCGGCCGGGCGCCTCGGGCAGCGAGTGGTGCGACGTCGAGGTGCTGCGGCGCCTGCGCAGCCGCTCGCTGGCGGCGCTCCGCAGCGAGGTGGAGCCGGTCGAGCGATCCGCGTACGCGCGCTTCCTCCCCGCGTGGCAGCACGTCGCGGGCGCGGAGCGCGAGCGCGGGCTCCGCGGGGTCGACGGCGTGCTCCAGGTCATCGAGCAGCTCGCGGGCGCGCCCGTGCCCGCCTCCGCGTGGGAGACGCTCGTGCTGCCGGCGCGCGTGCGCGACTACACGCCGGCCTTCCTCGACGAGCTCACGTCCACGGGCGAGGTCATCTGGTCGGGCGCCGGCACGCTCGCGGGCGCCGACGGCTGGGTCAGCCTGCACCTCGCCGACCAGGTCGCGCTCACCCTGCCCGAGCCCGACGCGCACGACACCGACGAGCTGCAGCGCGAGGTCCTCACGACGCTCGGCACGGGCGGCGGCTACTTCTTCCGGCAGCTGAGCGACGCCGTCGGGTCCACGGACGACAAGGCGCTCGTCACCGCGCTGTGGGACCTCGTGTGGGCGGGCCTCGTCACGAACGACACGCTGTCGCCGCTGCGGGCGCTGCTCGCGGGCGGATCCACGGCGCACAAGACGCCGCAGCGGGCGCCGCGCGGGCGCATGTACCGGGGCGGGCGCATGCCGCGGCCCGACATGCCCACGCGCACCGGCCCGTCGACGGCCGCCGGGCGGTGGTCCATCGTGCCGCTCGCCGAGACCGACGCCACCGTGCGAGCCGCGGGCACGGCCGAGCTGCTGCTCGAGCGGTACGGAGTCGTCACGCGCGGATCCGTCATGACCGAGCGCGTGCCCGGCGGCTTCGCGCTCACCTACAAGGTGCTCGCGGGCTTCGAGGACACGGGACGCGCGCGCCGCGGGTACTTCATCGAGACGCTGGGCGCGGCGCAGTTCTCGACCGGCGGCACGGTGGACCGGCTGCGCGGCTTCACGCGCGACCCCGACGCGGGCGAGCGGCCGCTGAACGCGCTGACGCTCGCGGCCACGGATCCGGCCAACGCGTACGGGGCGGCGCTGCCGTGGCCGCGGCTCGACGGGTCGGCGGAGGGCGACGACGCGGATCCGGCGGCGGACGGCGGCGGCAGCAGCAGCAGCGACAGCGCGTCCTCGGCCGTCGCGGCGGCCGGCAGCGTCGACGCGCGCGGCGAGCGGCCCACCGGGCACCGTGCCGGTCGGAAGGCGGGCGCGCTCGTCGTCCTGGTCGACGGCGAGCTCGTGCTCTACGTGGAGCGCGGCGGCAAGACCGTGCTGCAGTTCGACGACGACGAGGCCGTGCTGCGGGCGGCGGCCGAGTCGCTCGGCGGCATCGTGCGGCGCGGCGGCGTCGCGAAGCTCGCGATCGAGAAGGTCAACGGCGCGTTCATCCTCGGCACGCCGCTGGGATCCGCGCTGCAGGAGCACGGGTTCTCGGCGACGCCGCGCGGGCTGCGGATGCGCTCGTGAGCGGCGCCCGACAGACGGGATCCGCCCGTGCCTGAGGGCGACACCGTCTACCGCACCGCCGCGCACCTGCACGAGGCGATCGGCGGCCAGGTGCTCACGCGCAGCGACTTCCGCGTGCCCGCGTTCGCGACCCTCGACCTCACAGGCCAGGAGGTCGACGAGGTGGTCAGCGTCGGGAAGCACATCCTGCACCGCGTCGGCGACCTCACCATCCACAGCCACCTGAAGATGGAGGGCTCCTGGCACATCTACCAGCACGGCACCGCGTGGCGGCGGCCGGCGTTCGAGGCCCGGGTCGTGCTCGAGACGGCGGAGCGCGTCACGGTGGGGTTCTCGCTGGGGGTGCTCGAGGTGATCCCGCGCGACCAGGAGCACACGCTCGTGGGTCACCT is a genomic window of Clavibacter capsici containing:
- a CDS encoding alpha/beta hydrolase; the protein is MTALPLDPDAVLWSASAAELADRPLLVLLHGYGSHEGDLFGLSPYLPLGPVVASVRAPIALQGGFAWFPIVPGSTGDPDPDAADAAAQGVLDWLDALPVPPRSVGLLGFSQGGATALQLLRLAPGRFAYAVQLSGFSVRGEHAGDPALAAAPTPVFWGRGTADQVIPDAAVARTRGWIGDHTALTERIYEDLPHSVSAPELRDVSAFIREHAG
- a CDS encoding Lhr family ATP-dependent helicase produces the protein MDPVLARFSPATREWFQGAFPGPTAAQTGAWEAVQKGSHALVVAPTGSGKTLAAFLWSIDRLASRPAPEDPMRRTRVLYISPLKALAVDVERNLRSPLVGIVQTAKRLGAEPPEVTVGVRSGDTPAADRRSLAKTPPDILITTPESLFLMLTSAARETLAGVETVIVDEVHAVAATKRGSHLALSLERLDALLERPAQRIGLSATVRPPEEVARFLGGRSPVSIVSPKNTKEFDLRVIVPVDDMTELGTTAPLEGSAAQGDAPQQGSIWPHVEEGIVDLVLQHTSSIVFTNSRRLAERLTARLNEIYTGRIEEGRIDAQGRAIAGGSAEADAAVPVLAGAAAGAVAAGAVASRPVDATAFSATRRTASRPPAEVMAQAGSTEGADPVLAKAHHGSVSKEQRALIEDDLKSGRLRCVVATSSLELGIDMGDVDLVVQVEAPPSVASGLQRVGRAGHQVGEVSRGVIFPKHRADLIHSAVAAERMASGQIESLRVPANPLDVLAQQTVAAVALESVGVEEWFDIVRRSAPFATLPRSAYEATLDLLSGRYPSDEFAELRPRIVWDRDEGTIEGRPGAQRLAVTSGGTIPDRGLFGVFMVGEKASRVGELDEEMVYELRVGDVFALGATSWRIQEITHDRVLVTPAFGEPGKLPFWKGDGLGRPLELGRAIGAFVRELSGSAVDDARARAGRVGLDDRAVNNLLAFLDDQKKATGHVPNDRTLVVERFRDELGDWRVVLHSPYGMQVHAPWALAVGARVTELYGIDGATMANDDGIVVRIPETDGEPPGADLFVFEPDELDAIVTREVGGSALFASRFRECAARALLLPRYNPGRRSPLWQQRQRASQLLDVARKFPAFPIVLETVREVLQDVYDLPALTSLAKDIEARRIKIFETTTEDASPFARSLLFSYVGAFMYEGDSPLAERRAAALSLDAGLLSELLGRAELRELLDPAVIARTELELQRLAPDRRAKGLEGVADLLRILGPLDAEEVAARLEPEESAAASEHLDALVAGKRALRVSFGGRARVAAIEDASRLRDALGVPLPIGTPLAFVEPVADPLGDLVGRYARTHGPFTIADAATAIGLGSAVIADTLARLGAQRRVVEGEFRPGASGSEWCDVEVLRRLRSRSLAALRSEVEPVERSAYARFLPAWQHVAGAERERGLRGVDGVLQVIEQLAGAPVPASAWETLVLPARVRDYTPAFLDELTSTGEVIWSGAGTLAGADGWVSLHLADQVALTLPEPDAHDTDELQREVLTTLGTGGGYFFRQLSDAVGSTDDKALVTALWDLVWAGLVTNDTLSPLRALLAGGSTAHKTPQRAPRGRMYRGGRMPRPDMPTRTGPSTAAGRWSIVPLAETDATVRAAGTAELLLERYGVVTRGSVMTERVPGGFALTYKVLAGFEDTGRARRGYFIETLGAAQFSTGGTVDRLRGFTRDPDAGERPLNALTLAATDPANAYGAALPWPRLDGSAEGDDADPAADGGGSSSSDSASSAVAAAGSVDARGERPTGHRAGRKAGALVVLVDGELVLYVERGGKTVLQFDDDEAVLRAAAESLGGIVRRGGVAKLAIEKVNGAFILGTPLGSALQEHGFSATPRGLRMRS
- a CDS encoding NUDIX hydrolase family protein, with protein sequence MTVRTPDPNIPDPNSGWLSDVELAQIRQRLPLLYVEAVPVRVDGMGRVKDIGVLLRATVTGQMTRMLVSGRVMYGETLRDALFRHLEKDLGPMAFPQLPANPTPFSVAEYFPFPGASPYTDDRQHAVSLAYVVPVTGTCDPRQDALEITWMTPEEAASDAVSADMEGGRGALLRAALASVGVLP